One Neodiprion pinetum isolate iyNeoPine1 chromosome 1, iyNeoPine1.2, whole genome shotgun sequence genomic window carries:
- the Yod1 gene encoding ubiquitin thioesterase Otu1 encodes MATFVLKVKTKSGQNLVKGLTGKDKVSQLKSKLSDLTGIPQIALHILGGFPPKALDLSKEDVALEDSGITSGDTLIVEEKQPPVKPRQQLIERGNNTVPRSHIIDTETLSNSPGVLMKQIVPADNSCLFTSVGYVLNGKVDTTCASFMRDIIAESVSSNPEEYSEAILGRPNGEYCEWIKKADSWGGAIELAILSWFYGLEIAVVDSINAIINRFGEDQHYAQRVFLMFDGIHYDPLYLEPLDGGSIQTIFPTSDDTLLIQATELAREAKSSRQYTDVQKFTLKCMVCNVMLNGQLAAQQHAKDTGHMNFGEVA; translated from the exons ATGGCAACTTTTGTATTGAAGGTTAAAACAAAATCAGGTCAAAACCTCGTTAAAGGTTTAACAGGTAAAGACAAAGTTTCTCAATTAAAATCCAAGCTCTCAGATCTTACGGGAATACCTCAGATCGCTCTCCATATTCTGGGCGGTTTTCCACCCAAGGCGTTGGATCTGAGCAAGGAAGACGTAGCGCTGGAAGATTCCGGAATCACATCCGGCGACACGCTAatagttgaagaaaaacaaccACCCGTCAAACCGAGGCAGCAATTGATAGAACGTGGCAATAACACGGTCCCAAGATCTCATATTATCGACACCGAAACTCTGAGCAACAGCCCTGGTGTTCTAATGAAGCAGATTGTACCCGCGGACAACTCTTGCCTTTTCACTAGCGTCGGATATGTCCTGAACG GAAAGGTCGACACAACCTGCGCCAGTTTCATGAGGGATATAATTGCCGAAAGTGTTTCATCTAATCCGGAAGAGTATTCGGAGGCGATATTGGGACGTCCTAACGGCGAGTATTGCGAATGGATAAAGAAGGCCGACTCTTGGGGTGGTGCAATAGAGCTGGCGATACTTTCTTGGTTTTATGGACTGGAAATAGCCGTTGTTGACAGTATTAATGCTATCATAAACAGATTTGGAGAGGATCAGCACTACGCTCAGAGAGTCTTTTTAATGTTCGACGGTATTCACTACGACCCTCTTTACTTGGAACCATTAGAT GGTGGAagtattcaaacaatttttcctaCGAGCGACGACACGCTGTTGATACAGGCTACAGAATTGGCCAGAGAAGCTAAATCCAGTCGCCAGTACACGGACGTACAAAAGTTCACCCTAAAATGCATGGTGTGTAACGTTATGCTAAATGGGCAGCTAGCAGCGCAACAACATGCGAAGGATACAGGTCACATGAACTTTGGAGAAGTTGCCTAG
- the lili gene encoding protein Lilipod codes for MEDDADLREQLFHNTVRENIIFLLLFLLLYISSYALIARFRRKDREDYIVVDEDEATVYRISLWLCTAALAVSVGATLLLPVSIASNEVLILYPNSYYVKWLNSSLIQGLWNHVFLFSNLSLFVFLPFAYLFTESEGFVGHRKGVMARVYETVTVLCLLGALVLGMTYILSALIDHHKSSLHTLLNLWSYYLPFLYSCVSFVGVVMLLLCTPVGFVQLFGVVGSFLVKPQFLKNLDEEFFAYKLEEDCIKRRLQHATATGKSYVSPMPMSPATCGNIVEDEEELPSANPGLMCLKNGALQRGLTQRLEYIQQRRKLLDEQRRTWWVRRTLLYPLAMLALLVLSTTTALLAVQNTIELLIGIKALPLSTRQFTLGISSLSKLGPIGATVEVAVILYLAATSAIGLYSLPGVRRVRPHFHTTPLTHIIANCALLLVLSSALPLLSRILGMTNFDLLGDFGRIEWLGNFKLVLFYNLIFTIATFACLATKFTATVRKEIYARLRSSLMGIFKRDGRKGVLSMFSNKED; via the exons ATGGAAGATGACGCGGATCTGCGGGAACAGTTATTCCACAATACAGTACGGGAGAATATC ATATTTCTACTGCTCTTTCTGTTGCTGTACATTTCGAGCTACGCACTGATAGCAAGATTCAGAAGGAAAGATAGAGAGGATTATATTGTAGTGGACGAAGATGAGGCGACGGTTTACAGAATTAGTCTGTGGCTCTGTACCGCTGCACTTGCAGTTTCGGTTGGAGCGACGCTACTATTACCGGTCTCCATTGCTAGCAACGAAGTTCTCATACTTTACCCCAACAGTTACTACGTCAAGTGGCTCAACAGCTCCTTGATACAAG GACTTTGGAACCATGTGTTTCTGTTTTCAAACTTATCCTTGTTCGTCTTCTTACCGTTCGCCTACCTCTTTACAGAATCTGAGGGATTCGTTGGTCATAGAAAG GGTGTTATGGCTAGGGTTTATGAAACAGTGACTGTATTGTGCCTACTTGGAGCCCTAGTTCTTGGAATGACTTACATCTTGTCCGCTCTCATCGATCACCACAAGTCAAGTCTTCACACATTGCTCA atttatGGAGTTATTACTTGCCGTTTTTATACTCCTGCGTGTCTTTTGTCGGAGTCGTTATGCTATTAC TGTGCACTCCGGTAGGATTTGTCCAATTGTTTGGAGTTGTTGGCTCGTTTCTTGTTAAACCTCAATTCCTAAAGAATTtggatgaagaattttttgccTACAAATTAGAAGAAGATTGTATTAAAAGAAG ACTGCAACATGCTACAGCGACGGGTAAATCTTACGTATCACCAATGCCCATGTCTCCGGCAACGTGCGGAAACATTGtggaagacgaagaagaattACCGAGTGCAAATCCTGGTCTAATGTGTCTTAAAAATGGAGCGTTACAACGCGGTTTAACTCAAAGACTAGAGTATATACAACAGAGAAGAAAGCTGCTGGACGAACAGAGGCGTACTTGGTGGGTGCGCAGAACTTTGTTGTATCCTTTAGCCATGCTTGCCTTGTTGGTACTTTCGACAACGACGGCTCTTCTTGCCGTGCAAAATACCATCGAGTTACTTATCGGCATTAAGGCCTTGCCTCTGAGCACAAGA CAATTTACATTAGGCATCAGCTCTCTGTCTAAATTGGGGCCGATTGGCGCGACAGTTGAAGTTGCGGTGATTCTATACTTGGCCGCGACAAGCGCCATAGGTCTTTATTCCCTACCCGGAGTTCGCAGAGTTCGACCCCACTTTCATACCACTCCTTTGACACACATCATTGCGAATTGCGCACTGTTGCTTGTACTCAGCTCTGCCCTTCCGCTATTGTCGAGAATACTAG GAATGACAAACTTCGATTTACTCGGAGACTTTGGGCGGATCGAGTGGCTTGGCAATTTCAAATTGGTCTTATTCTACAACTTGATATTTACGATTGCCACGTTTGCCTGCCTTGCTACTAAATTCACTGCTACTGTACGAAAGGAAATATATGCAAG ATTACGGAGCAGTCTGATGGGAATATTCAAACGCGATGGAAGAAAAGGAGTTTTGAGCATGTTTTCTAATAAGGAGGACTAG
- the Tcs1 gene encoding threonylcarbamoyl-AMP synthase yields the protein MSSDEVRKKTMGPVKQTLRSLETQLKNLHPGISGFGFAYGSKNVAMAVRLLQDKHVIALPTDTVYGLAGLAQSNESVKKLYEIKQRDPCKPLAICVGEIVDVKYWGIVDSLPDGLLEALFPGPVTLVLKRTPKLNPLFNPNVQNVGIRIPDAKFIRDIAKRLREPLALTSANESNKPSTIHPEEFSTLWSHLGGVFYPDERVTGNGLARAGSTVVDLSQPGGYSIIRKGSAEFETVQVLKSFQLVDCDDKH from the coding sequence ATGAGTTCTGATGAAGTAAGGAAAAAAACCATGGGTCCAGTGAAACAAACATTGAGGTCGCTCGAGACGCAGCTAAAAAATCTACACCCCGGTATTTCAGGTTTCGGGTTTGCTTATGGATCAAAGAATGTGGCTATGGCCGTTCGCTTGCTTCAAGATAAACACGTCATAGCGTTGCCCACGGATACCGTCTATGGCTTGGCAGGATTGGCGCAAAGTAATGAATCTGTTAAAAAGTTGTATGAAATTAAGCAACGAGATCCTTGTAAACCGCTGGCAATTTGTGTCGGTGAAATTGTGGATGTAAAATATTGGGGTATCGTCGATTCTCTGCCAGATGGATTGTTGGAAGCGTTATTTCCTGGACCTGTGACGTTAGTTTTAAAACGTACACCAAAGCTGAACCCGCTATTTAATCCTAATGTGCAAAATGTGGGAATAAGAATTCCCGATGCAAAATTTATCAGAGATATTGCTAAAAGACTGAGGGAGCCGTTGGCTTTAACAAGTGCCAATGAGAGTAACAAGCCGAGCACGATACACCCGGAAGAATTTTCGACACTGTGGTCGCATTTGGGAGGTGTTTTTTATCCAGATGAAAGAGTCACAGGCAATGGATTGGCAAGAGCTGGGTCTACTGTTGTCGATTTATCTCAGCCTGGCGGATATTCTATAATTCGTAAAGGAAGCGCTGAATTCGAAACTGTTCAAGTTTTGAAAAGCTTCCAGTTAGTAGATTGTGATGATAAACATTGA
- the Polr3K gene encoding DNA-directed RNA polymerase III subunit RPC10: MLLFCPTCGNILHVESGVANYRFACNTCPYIFNISQRITSRTYPKLKEVDDVLGGSAAWENVDATDERCPKCSHSRAYFMQIQTRSADEPMTTFYRCCNPQCSHNWRD; encoded by the coding sequence ATGCTGTTATTTTGTCCAACCTGTGGAAATATTCTACATGTCGAATCGGGAGTGGCGAATTACCGATTTGCGTGCAATACCTGCCCttacatttttaatatatCGCAAAGAATAACAAGTCGGACTTATCCAAAGCTCAAGGAAGTAGACGACGTTTTAGGTGGCAGCGCTGCGTGGGAAAACGTCGATGCGACAGATGAACGCTGCCCTAAATGCTCGCATTCTCGGGCCTACTTCATGCAGATACAGACAAGATCTGCTGACGAGCCAATGACCACATTTTACAGATGCTGCAATCCACAGTGTAGTCACAATTGGCGAGATTAA